The Cellulomonas flavigena DSM 20109 DNA segment CACGAGCCGAACGGCGCGTGCGCGAGCCCGTCGTTCGCGAACCTGGGGTCCGCCGTCACCTCGGTCACGCAGAAGTCGGGGATCGCGAGGTCGGTGACCGGGCCGCCGCGCTCGACCTCGGCGACGACGAGCGGTGCGTTCGCGCCCGCGAACACGTCGACGACCCAGCCGTCCTCGCCCAGCCACACGGAGTGCCGCACCTTGGCGACCCGCGCCCCACCGCGGCGCACCATCTCGACAGCGACGAGCGGGTCGAGCTCGCGCTCCGCCTCGTACCTCGTCCCGCCCACCATCGGGCCCTTGACCGTGACGGCGCAGAAGTCGACCCGGTCCGCGTACCGCTCGAGCAACGCCACCTCGTCGAGCGCCAGGTCGACACCCGCGACGGACGACGCCTGCGCCCGGACCCGTAGCGCGTACCCTGCGTCCGCGAGGTAGTAGCTCTGCACGATCAGCGCGGGCGCCGGGTCGAGCAGCTCCGTGGGCACGTCGCGCGCGAGGAACCGCCGCTCGAACTCGAAGTCGCCGTTGCCCGTGTCGCTCATGGCCGCCCACCTGTGACCGGCGGCCCCCGTGGCCGCCAGCGCCCACCGTACTCACCCGGCGCCCGCACGGCACGCACCGTGCTGACCTGCACCGACACGCATCCACGAGGTCGCCGGACGCGGCGTGTGAGACAGTTGTCCCACAGAGGCAGTGCGATCGACCGCACGCCCGCGTCGTGGAGTCCCCCCG contains these protein-coding regions:
- a CDS encoding CYTH domain-containing protein, with amino-acid sequence MSDTGNGDFEFERRFLARDVPTELLDPAPALIVQSYYLADAGYALRVRAQASSVAGVDLALDEVALLERYADRVDFCAVTVKGPMVGGTRYEAERELDPLVAVEMVRRGGARVAKVRHSVWLGEDGWVVDVFAGANAPLVVAEVERGGPVTDLAIPDFCVTEVTADPRFANDGLAHAPFGSWAAAWDAELARRGPTFLEGFGHDHRMTGF